In the genome of Chengkuizengella sediminis, one region contains:
- a CDS encoding PIN domain-containing protein: protein MVRDTFIDTDIFINLANGIYKDEDEILSKLEYLIEKRKINLLIPDIVIDEWEGNKQPKIREALPGIIANQTKNLRKLKPFLETDQYDTLNKVINELSETNRNKTSVAIENRIKRIEKVIHSPQSIKLPIIDDVKKQAVEMALKNTMPFKNNKNSIGDALNFLTCLEYKIGTHKPEFDFITNNKHDFSENKNHNKLHDDLEQIAKKKQVKVNYSINIGEKLEEFGIDITLKTKRNIERIIDKGNPEWGYGYFGIPAVVSCCGDTLDISRGTYINNSLFVRCPKCHNMYDTGVFFD, encoded by the coding sequence ATGGTAAGAGATACTTTTATTGACACTGATATTTTTATTAATTTAGCAAATGGCATATATAAAGATGAAGATGAGATCTTAAGTAAATTAGAGTATCTTATAGAAAAAAGAAAAATAAATCTATTGATACCAGATATAGTGATAGATGAATGGGAAGGGAATAAACAACCTAAGATAAGGGAAGCTCTACCAGGTATCATTGCGAATCAAACAAAAAATCTTAGAAAGTTAAAACCTTTTTTAGAAACAGATCAGTATGATACCTTAAATAAAGTTATTAATGAATTATCTGAAACAAACAGGAATAAAACTTCAGTAGCAATAGAAAATCGTATTAAACGCATTGAAAAAGTTATTCATTCTCCACAATCAATTAAACTTCCTATAATCGATGATGTTAAAAAACAAGCAGTTGAAATGGCGCTTAAAAACACTATGCCATTTAAAAATAATAAAAATAGCATTGGAGATGCTCTGAACTTTTTGACGTGTTTAGAATATAAAATTGGGACCCATAAACCAGAATTTGATTTTATAACTAATAATAAACACGATTTTAGTGAAAATAAAAACCATAATAAATTACATGATGACTTAGAACAGATTGCAAAAAAGAAACAAGTAAAAGTTAACTACAGTATAAATATTGGTGAAAAACTTGAAGAGTTTGGGATTGATATTACACTTAAGACTAAAAGGAATATTGAACGTATTATTGACAAAGGTAATCCAGAATGGGGTTATGGTTATTTCGGTATTCCAGCTGTAGTTAGCTGCTGTGGTGATACTTTAGATATTAGTAGAGGCACTTATATAAATAATAGTCTATTTGTTCGATGCCCAAAGTGCCATAATATGTATGATACAGGAGTTTTCTTTGATTAG